Proteins from a single region of Proteiniborus ethanoligenes:
- a CDS encoding BMC domain-containing protein, protein MKAALGLIETIGLTTAITALDAASKAADVKLVGYDKVIGVEKVVSVTINIAGEVAAVKAAVDAGVAAASRVGTVVSGHVIPRPHEEVDKLIKEFEKNLKEKKEKEKPVEKKTGNEEKTSNSEANKKKTSAK, encoded by the coding sequence GTGAAAGCAGCTCTTGGACTAATTGAAACAATAGGCTTAACTACAGCTATTACTGCATTAGATGCTGCAAGTAAAGCAGCAGATGTTAAGCTTGTAGGTTATGACAAAGTAATAGGTGTTGAAAAGGTTGTCAGTGTGACTATAAATATTGCAGGAGAGGTTGCAGCTGTAAAAGCTGCTGTAGATGCTGGAGTAGCTGCAGCTAGCCGAGTTGGAACTGTAGTTTCAGGTCATGTAATACCTAGACCACATGAAGAGGTTGACAAACTCATAAAGGAGTTTGAAAAAAACCTAAAAGAAAAGAAGGAAAAAGAGAAACCAGTAGAGAAAAAAACAGGAAATGAAGAAAAAACATCTAATTCAGAAGCAAATAAAAAGAAAACAAGTGCAAAGTAA
- a CDS encoding BMC domain-containing protein, with the protein MRQAIGMVETRSLVAAIQAADTMVKSADVRIVDMNFVGSGVVAVIVSGEVAAVQAAVDNATEIAGQISEIVSTNVIARPHDEVDKILE; encoded by the coding sequence ATGAGACAGGCCATAGGTATGGTAGAAACCAGAAGTTTAGTAGCTGCTATACAGGCGGCAGATACTATGGTTAAGTCAGCTGATGTACGCATAGTTGATATGAATTTTGTCGGCTCTGGAGTCGTTGCTGTAATAGTATCAGGAGAAGTAGCCGCTGTACAGGCAGCCGTAGATAATGCAACAGAAATAGCAGGTCAAATATCAGAAATAGTATCTACAAACGTTATAGCTAGACCTCATGACGAAGTAGATAAAATATTAGAATAG
- a CDS encoding UbiD family decarboxylase gives MEKQMLRATINKLEQLGEFEVCNVTVDPKFELGAVLRYFQNEKPILFNKVKGYNMKVLGGLYGNRQLYYDLMGTNKEERLFKFMDAIANPQPAKLLSNGPVKENIITRNIDIPKMLPVPTSHGKDSSSYITAGMLIVKDDITGETHMAVRRFQINGGNIINALVSGASPHLRAQMERYNAMNKPLECAVVLGYDAPYLLASQISSTKYGIDKHMVDSALRGEPLELVKCHSVDLEVPAYAEIVLEGVILPNKTIVEGPFGELMGYYGEVAPVPIMEVRTIMHRNDPIFQHAFPCREEHLANGLIREIEIYNSVKAVVDVKDVNVTVAGGCRLHAIVSINKKNEGDGKSAIISALGSSKDIKHVLIVDDDIDIYDYKDIELAIASRVQASEDVVIIPNALGSGLEASHVARGLTDKMGIDATKPLGEKSVLFERAEIPGFEKIDINKYLPGIKNK, from the coding sequence ATGGAAAAACAGATGCTAAGGGCTACTATAAATAAGCTAGAACAGCTCGGAGAATTTGAAGTTTGTAATGTTACAGTAGATCCTAAATTTGAATTGGGAGCAGTCCTAAGATACTTCCAAAATGAAAAACCTATATTATTTAACAAGGTAAAAGGCTACAATATGAAAGTCCTAGGCGGGTTGTATGGAAATAGACAGCTTTATTATGATTTAATGGGAACAAACAAAGAGGAAAGACTGTTTAAATTCATGGATGCTATAGCTAACCCACAACCAGCTAAGCTTTTAAGTAATGGTCCTGTAAAGGAAAATATCATAACTAGAAATATTGACATTCCTAAAATGCTTCCAGTACCTACATCACACGGAAAGGATTCCTCAAGCTACATAACTGCCGGTATGCTTATAGTAAAAGACGATATAACAGGTGAAACACATATGGCAGTTAGGAGATTTCAGATAAATGGCGGCAATATAATAAATGCATTAGTTTCAGGAGCTTCACCTCATTTAAGAGCTCAGATGGAGAGATATAATGCAATGAATAAGCCATTAGAGTGTGCTGTAGTGCTTGGCTATGACGCCCCTTATCTTTTAGCATCTCAAATCAGTTCAACTAAATATGGCATAGATAAACATATGGTCGATAGTGCTCTAAGAGGAGAACCACTTGAACTAGTAAAATGCCATTCTGTAGACTTAGAGGTTCCAGCTTATGCTGAGATTGTACTAGAGGGTGTTATCCTTCCAAACAAAACTATAGTAGAAGGACCTTTTGGAGAACTAATGGGATACTATGGAGAGGTGGCTCCTGTACCTATTATGGAAGTGAGGACTATTATGCATAGAAATGATCCAATATTCCAGCATGCATTCCCTTGCAGAGAGGAACATTTGGCAAATGGCCTTATTAGAGAAATAGAAATATATAATTCTGTCAAGGCTGTAGTAGATGTAAAGGATGTAAATGTAACCGTAGCAGGTGGCTGTAGGCTACATGCAATTGTATCTATTAACAAGAAAAATGAAGGTGATGGGAAAAGTGCTATTATTTCAGCCTTAGGAAGCAGCAAAGACATAAAGCATGTACTTATTGTAGACGATGATATAGATATTTACGACTACAAAGACATAGAGCTAGCAATTGCCTCTAGAGTTCAAGCATCAGAGGATGTTGTTATTATTCCTAATGCATTAGGCTCAGGCTTAGAAGCATCTCATGTTGCCAGAGGCCTTACAGATAAAATGGGAATAGATGCTACAAAACCTTTAGGCGAAAAATCAGTGTTGTTTGAAAGAGCTGAAATTCCTGGATTTGAAAAAATAGACATTAACAAATATCTTCCAGGGATAAAAAATAAATAA
- a CDS encoding UbiX family flavin prenyltransferase, protein MKVVVGISGGSGAIYGVALLKVLQELNIETHLVVSTMGEYVTEHECGIKLEELKGLATYFHENKDLAAPISSGSFKTDAMVIIPSSMKTIASVANGISDNLLTRAADVIIKENRKLIMVPRETPLSVIHLENMLKLAKMGVTVLPASPGFYNHPENLGDIVSIIVGKVLDQLHIEHNLFKRWGE, encoded by the coding sequence ATGAAGGTAGTAGTTGGGATCTCCGGAGGAAGTGGGGCTATTTATGGAGTGGCACTTTTAAAAGTACTTCAAGAGTTAAATATAGAAACCCATCTTGTAGTTAGCACAATGGGCGAATATGTGACAGAGCATGAGTGTGGGATAAAACTTGAAGAATTAAAAGGATTAGCAACCTATTTCCATGAAAATAAAGACTTAGCCGCACCCATATCTAGTGGGTCTTTTAAAACGGATGCAATGGTGATAATTCCCTCCTCCATGAAAACTATAGCTTCTGTTGCAAATGGTATATCAGATAATTTGTTGACAAGAGCTGCAGATGTTATAATAAAAGAGAATAGGAAGCTAATAATGGTTCCTAGGGAAACTCCTCTCAGCGTAATTCATTTAGAGAATATGTTAAAGCTTGCAAAAATGGGAGTTACGGTGTTACCTGCTTCTCCAGGGTTTTATAATCATCCTGAAAATCTTGGTGACATTGTGAGTATAATTGTTGGTAAAGTATTAGACCAGCTCCATATTGAACATAATCTCTTTAAAAGATGGGGAGAATAA
- a CDS encoding cysteine hydrolase family protein: MARHAILIIDMLNDFANEKGALYCEGTAKITPNLQKLFKWVRERNAQGKDDVQLVHIQEAHREKDADFRVRPVHAIKGTWGSDFIKELYPEQGEYIVQKRRHSAFWHTDLDLFLREEAIETVVVTGVWTNVCVRSTAADALANAYKVITLSDGVHSKTDEQHEHGLVDLSIFTKVMTIDEYTDAFEKGLDPWVGAGDPENKVK; encoded by the coding sequence ATGGCAAGACATGCAATATTAATTATAGACATGTTAAATGACTTTGCAAACGAAAAAGGGGCACTATACTGTGAAGGTACAGCAAAAATAACTCCAAATCTTCAAAAATTATTTAAATGGGTAAGAGAAAGAAATGCTCAAGGAAAAGATGATGTTCAACTGGTTCATATCCAAGAAGCTCATAGAGAAAAGGATGCAGATTTTAGAGTGAGACCAGTTCATGCTATAAAAGGAACATGGGGATCAGATTTTATTAAAGAATTATATCCAGAGCAAGGTGAATATATAGTTCAAAAGAGAAGACATAGTGCTTTCTGGCATACTGACTTAGATTTATTCTTAAGAGAAGAAGCTATAGAAACTGTTGTTGTTACTGGAGTATGGACTAACGTATGTGTTAGATCTACTGCTGCTGATGCTTTAGCTAACGCTTATAAGGTAATTACATTAAGTGACGGAGTTCATTCAAAAACTGATGAGCAACATGAGCATGGATTAGTAGACCTTAGTATATTTACAAAAGTTATGACAATAGATGAATATACTGATGCATTTGAAAAAGGATTAGATCCATGGGTAGGAGCAGGAGACCCGGAAAACAAAGTAAAATAA